The Aythya fuligula isolate bAytFul2 chromosome 18, bAytFul2.pri, whole genome shotgun sequence DNA window TACCAGCAGGATGGAAAAACAATTTGAATTAAAGACTGCTATGCCACATTAATATGGGAGAACTTGGGGCTTAAGTTTGCCCCTGAGTAGCCAAGTTTGGATATGGTTAATGCAGCTTGTCCTTCGTCATTGGTTctcctgtgactggggtgttgaTTACCCCACATACACTGGTGTCTTTGATTACGCCCTGCCTTGCCTCTGTAAGGTGAGAGCAGTGTCTGTACATGGACCTGCCTGAGAAGAGCCACTGTCCTGGTGCTTTTGGTAGCACCAAAAACTTGATCgctttttttgtcattttgagCACTAGGTCTTCCAGCAGTGCTTGCTGTTCTGTTGCTATAGAAACGTGCATGTTCTCCTGCTCTCTCTGCATCAGAACAAGCCCTGGATCACAACCAAGACCGTCAGACTATCCTCAGTGAGACCCAGAACCGAGCTTGCATGCTCAGCAAGGAGATTTTGAATCTGAAGGATGAGAAGACCAAGCAGGTCAGCAATCTTATACGTCAGCAATTCAAATTGGATGGCTGAAATCCAGTACTTTCCCTCACAGTCCCCATGAACCACTTAGTGACAGGTATAGTGCACCTGAAGTTGCACATACATCTGTACAAACAGTACCCAGCATTGTTTAGTAAATAGGGTTCTTCCTCTGAGCTAGGTTGCTCAGGAAGCAAATCCATGCCAGTATAGGTATTGACACATCCCCTGCTGAGCATATTCAGTCTGGATTCTGGAGGAATTTAAGTGTGTTTTTTCGCTCATATTCGTGTTCtcagttctgctgctgtaaCTGGTTTGGTATTTTCCAAGGAGTGAAAACCTAGAAATACaagtctgttttccttctcaccCTTCATTGTGTAGAGTCTAGCTAATGACCTCAGTCTGACATGCTAAGGAACCATTTAAATCTccagtttgctttctttcaagaGAGTGGCCTGACCTGTCTCCTGCTGTCATTAGGAAGAGAAAGCTGAGACACATAAGTGCTTGAAGCTGGTGCAGTTCATTTTCTCACTGATGCTCACCTTGTTCACAGTTCTTAGATTTGATGGATACTATAGAcaaacagagagaagaaatagcCAGGAGTGGCAGGTGAGTTGAATTTCTGAGTGCCTTCTGCTTTTTGATAGCAGAATTGGGCCCTTCCCATTTCCTCACAGAAATtagccacttttttttcctctctctccctccccaaatgCAGGATATCTGCGGGACGAGTCAGCCAGCTACAGGAAGCATTGAAGGAACAGCACTCTATTATGAATTCAGTGAAAGCCAAGTATGGAGGAGAGAAATGTTAACCTGCTCAGTGCTGTATaggcagtgctgagcagagctgttaAGAAAGGGGGCTAGCTAATCTTGTAGGGTGGCTGGCTTAGTATTTCACTTAATAATTTCTTCAGTAATATCCAGAAATTATGGCCAGATCAGGCCTTTAGATTTTTAAGTAAAACCATAATGCATTGCTGTAAGAACAAATGAATTACTGaaggtgaaaagagaaaagggattGTGGGGATGGGATAGGGACGTATTCCTTGCACAGTTTACAGCTTGGCAAGAGACTGTACCTGCTTCTGCTGTCAGCTGTCAGTATCCTCAGAGAAACCACTGCAGACATGGAGGAACCTAACCAACAAGGTTCTGTGTTTAGGAGCAACGAGCTGGAACTGCCCAGGAGTGGTGTTAGGCTGTGTAGAGCCATATGCGCATTACAGTGTTTGGACTTCAAACACTGATGAGACTAGCTAGTTCAGTTGAAGGTAGTTTCATTATGCCATGCCTCGGAGTGGACATGTCCCTCATGTAGCGAGTAAGCATTTCACTTTCGCTACCTGTGGTTTAAATTCTATCCCTAACATTAGATAATCTTGCAATGGTATAAAAGAGCCAGCTTTATTCTTCTGTGAGACTGGACAAATCCTGGAGGGGTCCAGGCAGGGAAAACATCTCATTGCAGATGGGATGGGGCACCAGAACACCAGGCTCTGAAAAGCCCCAGGTCAGTGTTTGCAGAGGCTGCTGGGTGCAAAGGTCAATGGGGTCTTTTACCCAGGGgcaaaaattgtttcatttggCCATCTCCATTTCACCCACTGCCAAATTCATGTTAACATTTTGTACCACATAGTTTAGAGAGCTCACTGGAAGTGTCTTCCTTAGAAAGGgtcctgaaaaatatttttctgtatagaCTGCAGATGACTGAAGCTGCCCTGGCTCTGTCTGAGCAGAAGGTGCACAATTTGGGAGAGCTTCTGAGTGCCATGAAACAAGAACAAGCCAACATGGTTGAGCGCCACTTtgcagagctccagcagcaaaagcaggtGGGCTGGATAATTCCTAGTTAGGTTTGAGAGCAGGGTTCTTGGTCATACTTCATTTGTATAGATTTGGGGGATGCAGGTTGGGATAGGCAAGCATGATTCTTACCATAAGTGGGTTAGCCACACCTGCTGTGACAAACGTTGTTGTGTAAATTAGATAGTGCTATAGACATGGAGAGGAGTCACGGTGTTTGTGGGGTAAGTTGGATTTGGTTGGTTGTGGTGTTGGTTGAGGGTAAGTTTGCAGTGGAAAGAATTAAGGGCTGTACAGGCTCTTTAATTTTTATGCCATTTAtgccatttaatttttatgccAATTTTTATGCAGGAAGGTGCTGATCGAGAAGGAAAGCTTTTCCGTGACTTGTCTGCTTGCAGTGAGAAGAACTTGCTTCTAAGAAACCAGGTAGGAAAGAAAGTTCGAGGCTGAGAGGTAGAACCTGGGCGTTGTTTGCCTCTGCTGTGCATATGTCCTCTGCTTTAACTCATGTTTGTGTCTTTGCTAGTCGTTCTATACAGCCAATTTGCTTTGCTACTAGGAGAGGAAACTCCTTTGTGGTGGTAATTTCCTTTTAGGTGGATGAGTTGGAGAAGAAGTGCAAAGTCCAGCAGGATCAGTTATTCCAGCTGAAACAAGACTTGACCAACacaacagcagagctgaagctAAGGGCTGTGCAGGCTGAGGGTAAGCAGAAGGGCAAAAACAGCTCATGGACACCCATGGGGTGTTGCTACTGCCAGTGAGTCAGTGGTGCGAGTTAGCCAAGGAGAAAGGGTGGAAGAGTTTGTGATGTGGTATAAGTATTGCCTGCCTAGCTGGAATGCCCTGGTTATGatcttccagtacctaaagaggtcctacaagaaagctgaagGGAGGGATTCTTTATGACGGAGTGTATTGAtgggacaaggagtaatggttttaaaataaaggagggtatatttagattagatataaagaagGAATTCTTCATTATGAGGGtgatgagacactggaacaggttgcccagagaagttgtggatgtcccgTCCCtagaggtgctcaaggccaggttggacaggGCTTAGAGTAATCTGGTCTGGtggaagatgtccctgcccatggcaaggggtttggaattagatgatacttaaggtccttttcaacccaaaccattctacaatCTGCCTGGTTTTAATCCTCAGAGCGCCTagaaatggagaagagaagattaAAACAAAGCCTTGAAGACATGGAATCACTTCGGTTAAAAGAGGTAAGAATGGCCTTTCTGTAGCTTCCTGAGTTTGGTCTCTCTTTGGTCCTGACATACAGTGGCCTCTGGAGACCATTGTTTGCTGTCAACTGCTCTTAAAATTAATCTATTCAGAGTTTCTGTGGGAATAACAGACCATTTCTACAAGCAGAGTGTTCTACCAGTTAGCAAGAGTATAAGCCAGAGTGGTATGTGACTACTGAAGAGATGTGGAGGCTGGTCCATGTGTCAGTCTTGCTATGCATAGTGGTAATTGCGAATAAGGAATCTTGTCGTGCTTACTGAAGTAAAGATGCATTATTGGAGCAAATGAAGCCATACATGCTGTATTCAAACAATCATTTAAGAGGGCTCAGCTTGCTAGTATCTTCTCTGTTGTGTTTCAGGGGAATTCAGTCTGAGTGTGGAGAGGACAAGAGGCTGTGATCAACTCTGTTTGGATTGTTGAGATGTCAAATCCCTTAAAAATAGCTCAGTAGATTTCTCTGAAGGTTTGGAAATCTTGTAAGAGAAGACATAGGGAAGGCAGATATTAGTTACACTACAACTCAAAAAGGAACCTCGGGTGTTTTGTATTGCTTGAAGATGAGAACTCAGACTCCCTCTAAACTTGGCCTGGAAGGGATCTCTGTCTAAGGTTCACAGTTTTTAGAGGGCAGATCAGATCcgttagagcaggtccagaggagggcagtgAAAATGGTCAGATAGCTGGAACGGGTTGAGAGAGCTTAGGGTttttcaacctggagaagagaaggctccagggagatcCTACTGTTGCCTTCCAGTATACAAAAAGGGGGCTTATAGgaaagatggagagaggcttttcaccagtgacaggacaaggggcaacagttttaaactgaaagaaggtTGATTTTGATTGCATTTTAGGAAGACTATTTTCACAATGAGGGTGGTAAGAtactgggacaggttgcccagaaatgTTGTGGATATTCTGTCATTGAAAGTGTTTAAAGTTGGGTTGGATGGatctttgagcaacctgatctagggAAAGATATCCCTTCCTATGATTTTGGGGGGGAATTTGATCTTCAAGATttcctttcaacccaaaccattctatgattccatgattctgtcTACATTGTAGTTTCTTAGTGGAGCTCTGTGAGAGAGGgaggtgtttttctttgatgGTAGCTGGGTCAACAAaacattgttctttttcatgCTGAATGGCCATGCTGTTTTACCTGGAGATGTGAATGTTTTTTCTGGTACTTGTTTAAGTGGTTTCTGATGCTTTGCAGGTGGATCATATGACACAGCACATGGAGGCCAGTGAACGTTCTCTGCAAGACAGGGTCCAGAGGCTGGAGGCCATCAGGATAGCTCTGGAGGAGGTGAGAATGGGCGCTCTAGGTGCACTGGAATGCTCAGGTAGTGCAGGAGAAGGCTGCCATGGGTGCTTTGTAGATTCTTCTAATGATGATCTGTGTAAAGACTGTAATGTGCTTTGGAGAGGAACAGAAGACAGCAGCTGGGGCATTCAGTTTATTggctaaaattatttttactgttttggatgaaggaaagagaaggttCCATGGAGGAACTTGTAGATTCtgtttgaacaaaaaaaaagggtttcCTTTGAACATGGCTAGATTCTCTTCAGGATTTAACTCTATGGGTTTTCTGTGGGGTCCCAAGGAGCATGTTTCTCCAGATTTGTTCCCCCAGCTAGATCTAATGCTGCCCTGTCCCATCCCCGTGTCTTTGGAAAGCTTCACCTATTACTTGCCCCTGTATAACTGaaattttcactgaatttaGGTGGCAATATCAGGGTGAGTGTGtcatttgggtttgttttccctgccCTTGACTGAGAGAGGAAGTTGTCACTTTGTGGCCTGCAACTGGAAGCTGCTAATGTTTGCTGGTCAGTGTTGCAGTGATGCAGCTTCTCTACATGGAATGatctttcatgtttctgtggcaggagctgagccAAGTCAAAGCAGCTGCACTCACTGAGCGAGGACATGCAGAGGAAGAGTTAATAAAAGTTCGTAATCAGGCACGGCTGGATGAGGTAAGGACTGTTTGCGGGCCCTGCCTCTGTGGGAAGGACTGGATTTGGCTGCCTAGCCTGTTTTTGTCTTAGGGAGCAGGTAAGTGTAGCTCCTTCCTCTGAGCTTCACTCCGTTAGTAATAGTTTGATTTCTGAGGAAGGAATTCTGAAAAGTCTGCTTTGAATTGTCTCCAGAATGTAACCACTGTCCTCACCTGTTCTGTGCTTTCCAGTAGTAACAGAATTGATGTGGATATTGTCATAGCAGGGTTCATCTAAGTTACCAGTTTTCGAAGTTAGTAGCCAGGTGTAGATCCTGTTTAACAGCAGCTTTCAGGAGCTGTTCCTGTTTCTCCAAACGTAGAAGAATTTTCCCAGATGGCTACTGCTGATGGTTAGAAAGTATCACTGCAGAGTTGAACTTTGTGGAAATGGCAGTGAAGTCAATATTGTACAAGACAACGAGGGATGAGGAAAATACACCAAAAAATATTAGCAGTTTTACTTATACAtaacagcacaaaataaaatgctttacagagttaaaaacatataaaagccgctgtttgtttctctgttggGACAACAGTTGCTTAGCTGCATACAGTGGTGTTTCAGAGACATTCAGGATATGGAGGAGGTGTGAATGCCGGAGGTGTTATTGGTGCTTCTACCAAGGAAATGCCTGTTTCTCAGCGAGTGAGCTGGGCTTTGCAGCATCTCCATCAAAATGCTTTCCCATagaacacaaacaacaaaaggagATATGAGAAAAACCTGTGAAACATCAAGAGGTTTTTCTGGGGGTACTTTACAACGTATCATCCCTGTATGGTGAGAACAGTAAAATAGGGACACCTTATAAAATGGCGAGGAGACAGCCTCAAAACCCAGGAAACACAGCGTTCAAGTCAACAGAAAGCAACTTGGTTTCTCTCTGGAATGCAAGGGATATGTGCTATATCTATTATGGATATATCTTGTGCTTGTTCTTCAGGGCCAATTGACTGAACCAAGGGTTCAATGTGCTGGGGACAAAGATGAGAATATCCCTTCACAGGAATGAAATaggactgatttattttctttttttctttgtgtcttaCAGCAGCAACGACTAGAACATCTACAAGAGAAGCTGCGGCTAATGACTGAATCACGGGATGAAGCTCAGAACTGCTGccttaaacaaaaacagatggTTAGTGAGGCTCAAGCTAAGGCCAGTCAGTTGAGCCTGCACGCTGATGGACTCAGAAGGCGGATAGAGGAACTTCAGCAGGTAATTTGGACTGGAGTAGAGATATGGTCACCACAGGGTCAGAACAACTTGCTGAAGTTGTATGATTAatcatttatttgtctttgtgtGTCAGGACCTGAATAGTAAGGAACAGGAGAAAGTGACAGAAGTGAATAAAGTGAAAGTGGAATTACAGGAGCAGATTGGACACCTACAGGCTGAACGCACAGCACAGGAAGGGCTGAGAGAGAAGATTGCAGCACTGGAGAGACAGCTGAAAGGTGATAAATCTCTTCATGCTTCTCAAATGCTAATGCTTAGTAGCCTAGAGTGGGCCTGGAACTCAGCTATGCTTACAGGTAGTGACAGAGGTGCTTCCTGTCTTTGAATACAACCATGAATTTTACTCTCCATCCTCATGTATTGGCAGGGATTCTTATCCTCATTATATAGCGACCAAGACTTAGAAACTAACAAAATAACCGTCTAAAGCTGCATAGCAAGCAAAATGTTTGCACTTCTTGCACAGTGAAGTATAACATCTTTGCAAAACCTCTCCCATAGGCtcctgcagctgaaggagcCTTGCAGCTTGCAGTACTCATCACTCCTGCTTCGGTTGTCTTTGGCTGTGCCTATCTGCTATTCCTGTTTGTTCTAGGGACACCCAAACTTTCTGTACCAATGCTGCTCTTCTTTCGCAGTCTTATCAAGCAATCACCGGGAGGCACTGCTGGACAAAGAAGGTGAAATCTCTGTGTTGCTGGAGAAGCTGAGAATGAAAGAGGCTGACATCTCCAGGATGAGGGAAGAAGAGGCCCAGCGAGCAAATCTGTTGCAGAATGCCATCATGGCATATGTGCAGGGCTCTCCCTTAAGAACCCACAGTTCTAGGAAATGAAAGTGTGGCTTAAAGAATCCAGATACCTTCTGTCAGAAAGAGGGTGAGCAACTCAGGTACAGACTCTTCTTTCTAAGCAGGACAGTTTTGGGGGTGAGGTGAAGGCTTTCAAACTGAAAACCCCTCTTGGTTTTCAGAAACCTTGCTCCcaacagcagaggaaaggaggaagtaACCAGACAAGGCTAGGATATAGAGGCTTCTGGGTCAGAGTTCTATCTGGAGTCCTTCCCCTTGCATTGCTACAGCATTTGAAGcaatttttatgttcttttacATAGCACCAGTCTGTCAGCATACCCTGTTGTTACCAGTTGGGTTGTATGTTCCCCGAGAAGTGGTCATTCTGAAACACTTGTTTGAATGTCAGGGCAGTCTGTTCACAATGAAACCTTGTAAATGATTGCTAACAGTGTTTACAGCTCCCTGTATGTGGGAGCCATTTACTCTAAGCCATGGGGCCCAGAAGCTACTGATAGTGTGGATCTTTTTTATAGCCAGTGGTTACAGATGCAAGCAGT harbors:
- the LRRC45 gene encoding leucine-rich repeat-containing protein 45 isoform X2, translated to MEEFRRAYARLCAAGGAAPQEAVLRRLRELGEAPGRGRLDLAAQSLSLETCGALGRLLPGAAPFAEVALGDCGLSEEGVKLLLHGLCSNTTVKSLDLKGNNLRTMGAEALGKLLRQNKSIRSLILEWNSLGVWEEGFSFFCQGLGANNFLQRLDLRNNQINHHGAGELAMALKRNASLQELDLRWNNIGLLGGRALLNCLHSNKTLKRLELAGNNVPSDILKAVEQALDHNQDRQTILSETQNRACMLSKEILNLKDEKTKQFLDLMDTIDKQREEIARSGRISAGRVSQLQEALKEQHSIMNSVKAKLQMTEAALALSEQKVHNLGELLSAMKQEQANMVERHFAELQQQKQEGADREGKLFRDLSACSEKNLLLRNQVDELEKKCKVQQDQLFQLKQDLTNTTAELKLRAVQAEERLEMEKRRLKQSLEDMESLRLKEVDHMTQHMEASERSLQDRVQRLEAIRIALEEELSQVKAAALTERGHAEEELIKVRNQARLDEQQRLEHLQEKLRLMTESRDEAQNCCLKQKQMVSEAQAKASQLSLHADGLRRRIEELQQDLNSKEQEKVTEVNKVKVELQEQIGHLQAERTAQEGLREKIAALERQLKVLSSNHREALLDKEGEISVLLEKLRMKEADISRMREEEAQRANLLQNAIMAYVQGSPLRTHSSRK
- the LRRC45 gene encoding leucine-rich repeat-containing protein 45 isoform X1 — protein: MGAEALGKLLRQNKSIRSLILEWNSLGVWEEGFSFFCQGLGANNFLQRLDLRNNQINHHGAGELAMALKRNASLQELDLRWNNIGLLGGRALLNCLHSNKTLKRLELAGNNVPSDILKAVEQALDHNQDRQTILSETQNRACMLSKEILNLKDEKTKQFLDLMDTIDKQREEIARSGRISAGRVSQLQEALKEQHSIMNSVKAKLQMTEAALALSEQKVHNLGELLSAMKQEQANMVERHFAELQQQKQEGADREGKLFRDLSACSEKNLLLRNQVDELEKKCKVQQDQLFQLKQDLTNTTAELKLRAVQAEERLEMEKRRLKQSLEDMESLRLKEVDHMTQHMEASERSLQDRVQRLEAIRIALEEELSQVKAAALTERGHAEEELIKVRNQARLDEQRLEHLQEKLRLMTESRDEAQNCCLKQKQMVSEAQAKASQLSLHADGLRRRIEELQQDLNSKEQEKVTEVNKVKVELQEQIGHLQAERTAQEGLREKIAALERQLKVLSSNHREALLDKEGEISVLLEKLRMKEADISRMREEEAQRANLLQNAIMAYVQGSPLRTHSSRK